A region from the Synergistaceae bacterium genome encodes:
- a CDS encoding DMT family transporter — TLPFMLKGGASELTLISAKGAVNMVFLGVVCSGVCYLLWYDALQVLPASEVGVFLYVNPVVSVVIAALFLDEPVTLSMLLGGVMVFSGVWFVNRVS, encoded by the coding sequence ACCCTGCCGTTCATGCTCAAAGGAGGTGCGTCGGAGCTGACCCTCATTTCCGCGAAGGGAGCGGTCAACATGGTCTTTCTGGGGGTCGTCTGCTCCGGAGTCTGCTACCTGCTCTGGTACGATGCCCTCCAGGTACTTCCCGCTTCCGAGGTGGGCGTTTTTCTCTACGTCAACCCGGTGGTCTCCGTCGTCATAGCTGCTCTCTTCCTTGACGAGCCGGTCACTTTGTCGATGCTGCTCGGAGGGGTGATGGTCTTCTCCGGCGTCTGGTTCGTCAACCGCGTATCGTGA
- a CDS encoding leucyl aminopeptidase: MEFLTVPSQGALNREGALALFVRSKEDAPLAPLDERESAAARLLLDMPSFGGKTGKIVSSPLPAGGFSALYLVGLGERKPDEPRESFADNLRSRSAELMRLCSSHGVRRITAMLPGEPTHEASCAVAEGASLGAYRFDKYKGAKDEDDLPSPEEFVLLDGVPEGLSRGKSLASMQIASRDLANEPGNRLGPNDLAEMAVRWGEEHGFQAVVWDEERILKEEMGGLYSVGAASERGPRLIHMTWRPKGEPRRKVAFVGKGITFDSGGLNIKTGEFMRTMKGDKTGACNVLAVLRGAALLELPIEVHGIVPAAENMPGGRALRPDDILKMRNGKTVEVDNTDAEGRLVLADALAYASELLPDVIIDMATLTGACAVALGQNMAGLFSNDDALAGELLAASVRRGERLWRMPVDDDRIAKSMKSPVADLVNAGSRYGGAIFAARFLQEFVGEGIPWAHLDIAGVDMQKDEYSVYSKGATAFGVRTCLEYLLSL, encoded by the coding sequence ATGGAATTTCTGACCGTTCCCTCGCAGGGCGCTTTGAATCGTGAAGGCGCCCTCGCTCTGTTCGTCCGTTCTAAGGAGGACGCGCCGCTTGCACCGCTGGACGAGAGAGAATCCGCCGCGGCGCGGCTTCTCCTCGACATGCCCTCCTTCGGAGGCAAAACAGGCAAAATAGTCAGTTCACCACTGCCGGCAGGGGGCTTCTCCGCCCTCTACCTCGTCGGCCTGGGCGAGAGGAAGCCGGACGAGCCTCGGGAGTCGTTCGCGGACAACCTTAGGTCGAGGAGCGCGGAGCTAATGCGCCTCTGCAGCTCGCACGGGGTCCGAAGGATCACCGCCATGCTGCCCGGCGAGCCCACGCACGAGGCCAGCTGCGCCGTCGCAGAGGGAGCCTCTCTCGGCGCCTACCGATTCGACAAGTACAAGGGGGCGAAGGACGAGGACGACCTCCCCTCGCCCGAGGAGTTCGTCCTGCTTGACGGCGTACCGGAGGGCCTCTCCAGGGGCAAGTCCCTAGCCTCCATGCAGATCGCGTCGCGCGACCTGGCCAACGAGCCTGGGAACAGGCTAGGCCCGAACGACCTGGCGGAAATGGCGGTTCGCTGGGGGGAGGAGCACGGCTTCCAGGCGGTCGTCTGGGACGAGGAGCGAATTCTCAAAGAGGAAATGGGGGGGCTCTACTCCGTCGGCGCGGCCTCCGAAAGAGGGCCGCGGCTCATCCACATGACCTGGCGGCCGAAGGGGGAGCCCCGCAGGAAGGTCGCCTTCGTAGGGAAGGGTATAACCTTCGACAGCGGCGGTCTCAACATCAAGACGGGCGAGTTCATGCGGACTATGAAGGGGGACAAGACCGGGGCGTGCAACGTGCTCGCCGTGCTGCGCGGCGCGGCTCTACTGGAACTTCCGATAGAGGTGCACGGCATAGTGCCCGCGGCCGAGAACATGCCTGGAGGCCGGGCCCTGCGCCCAGACGATATACTGAAGATGAGAAACGGAAAGACCGTCGAGGTGGACAACACGGACGCCGAGGGACGCCTTGTACTGGCGGACGCGCTGGCCTACGCGAGCGAGCTTCTACCGGACGTGATAATCGATATGGCAACCCTGACCGGGGCCTGCGCCGTCGCCCTGGGGCAGAACATGGCCGGTCTGTTCTCGAACGACGACGCCCTGGCGGGCGAACTGCTCGCAGCGTCGGTGCGCAGGGGCGAGAGGCTCTGGAGGATGCCGGTTGACGACGACAGGATAGCCAAGTCTATGAAGTCTCCTGTGGCGGACCTGGTCAACGCCGGCAGCAGATACGGTGGAGCGATATTCGCGGCCCGGTTCCTGCAGGAATTCGTCGGAGAGGGCATTCCCTGGGCGCACCTCGATATAGCCGGGGTGGACATGCAGAAGGACGAGTACTCGGTGTACTCAAAGGGAGCGACGGCGTTCGGCGTCAGGACCTGCCTGGAATACCTCCTGTCCCTGTAG